A genome region from Novipirellula galeiformis includes the following:
- a CDS encoding redoxin domain-containing protein, translating to MTGNDQLKQLDPSKQLDAGRGQTGNKILALLAAAVMISQWMIGFPTPTHATSPRLQNRVAPFSLPGSDGSAVAFSTDPSVKFHVLCFLGTECPLARIYGPRLVAMSDAFSPRGVQFIGINSNIQDSMQELQAYANDYGITFPIAKDYDRRVAVQAGATRTPEVFVIDRAGLVRYCGRIDDQYEPGIARSSATQHDLRDAIEALLSDQPVPTPQTTAMGCLIALPRTVADDPESHSKITYCDQVSRVLQRHCIECHREGQIGPFSLEQYDDVIGWADMSLEVIDQQRMPPWHANPEHGSFSNSRHMSDEDKQTLVDWVDAGMPYGDANELPPPISFVEGWQLPQSPDQIVTMSDTPFAVPADGTVEYQYFVVDPGFREDRWIRAAEVVPGNRAVVHHSIAFTRPPDGADVRDIGFLAAYVPGQRPNALPPGYAQRVRAGSKIVFQLHYTPNGKPSEDLTRIGLVFADPSEVTHEVFVLGGVEQEFEIPPGVADHAVQAEIAGFPKNGSLLSITPHMHLRGKSFRFSAQTKSGNETLLDVPAYDFNWQHNYSLSQPLPLDDVERLSFTAVFDNSADNPTNPDPSEYVTWGDQTWQEMAVTFVAVAKPRHPPENGTMSKHATSKQVSGKPQPLADRQHAWEEQASQFADQYITRFDSDGDGVLSKHELPDSVRMFGFRSFDHDRDGSIDREEIRAEKLQRLKRSR from the coding sequence ATGACTGGGAACGATCAACTCAAGCAACTCGACCCATCCAAGCAACTCGATGCGGGTCGCGGGCAGACTGGGAACAAGATCCTCGCGTTGTTGGCGGCCGCCGTGATGATATCGCAATGGATGATTGGTTTTCCAACGCCCACTCACGCGACGTCTCCCCGATTGCAGAACCGCGTGGCTCCGTTTTCGTTACCGGGATCCGATGGCAGCGCGGTGGCGTTTTCGACCGACCCGAGCGTGAAATTTCACGTGCTTTGTTTTCTGGGCACCGAATGTCCGCTGGCACGGATCTATGGTCCACGATTGGTGGCGATGTCGGATGCATTCTCGCCACGTGGCGTTCAATTCATCGGCATCAACAGCAATATCCAAGATTCGATGCAAGAGTTGCAGGCGTACGCGAACGACTACGGGATCACGTTTCCGATCGCAAAGGACTACGATCGCCGCGTCGCGGTCCAGGCCGGTGCGACGCGCACCCCTGAGGTGTTTGTGATTGATCGAGCAGGCTTGGTTCGTTATTGCGGCCGGATCGATGACCAATACGAACCCGGGATCGCGCGTTCCAGCGCGACTCAGCATGATCTTCGCGATGCGATCGAAGCGTTGTTAAGCGACCAACCGGTGCCCACTCCTCAAACGACGGCGATGGGGTGTTTGATCGCGTTACCACGAACTGTTGCGGACGACCCCGAATCCCACTCAAAAATCACCTATTGCGACCAAGTGAGCCGGGTCTTGCAACGGCACTGCATCGAGTGTCACCGGGAGGGCCAAATCGGCCCCTTCTCGCTGGAGCAATATGACGACGTGATAGGTTGGGCGGACATGTCGTTGGAAGTGATCGACCAGCAGCGGATGCCGCCCTGGCACGCTAATCCCGAGCATGGTTCGTTTTCCAATTCGCGGCACATGTCCGACGAGGACAAACAAACGCTTGTCGATTGGGTCGATGCGGGGATGCCGTACGGCGATGCGAACGAATTGCCGCCGCCGATTTCGTTTGTCGAGGGTTGGCAATTGCCCCAATCGCCGGATCAAATCGTGACGATGAGCGACACCCCGTTCGCGGTCCCCGCCGATGGCACGGTCGAGTACCAGTACTTTGTGGTCGATCCTGGCTTTCGCGAGGACCGATGGATTCGGGCTGCCGAAGTGGTCCCAGGCAACCGGGCGGTCGTTCATCATTCGATCGCCTTCACCCGGCCGCCCGATGGTGCGGACGTTCGCGACATCGGTTTTCTGGCGGCTTATGTGCCGGGCCAACGCCCCAACGCCTTGCCACCGGGATACGCCCAACGCGTTCGCGCGGGTTCCAAAATTGTTTTTCAATTGCATTACACGCCCAATGGAAAACCGAGCGAGGATCTGACTCGCATCGGGTTGGTTTTTGCGGACCCCAGCGAGGTGACGCATGAGGTGTTTGTGCTCGGCGGGGTCGAGCAAGAATTCGAGATTCCGCCCGGGGTGGCTGACCACGCCGTTCAGGCCGAGATCGCTGGTTTCCCTAAAAATGGCAGCCTGTTGTCGATCACGCCGCATATGCATCTGCGTGGCAAGTCGTTCCGGTTTTCGGCGCAAACCAAGTCCGGCAACGAAACCTTGCTTGATGTTCCCGCCTACGATTTCAATTGGCAGCACAACTATTCGCTCAGCCAACCGTTGCCACTCGATGACGTCGAACGACTCTCCTTTACCGCCGTTTTTGATAACTCCGCTGACAATCCGACCAACCCCGACCCATCGGAGTACGTCACTTGGGGCGATCAAACGTGGCAAGAGATGGCCGTCACCTTTGTCGCGGTGGCTAAACCGCGACACCCTCCGGAAAACGGTACGATGTCAAAGCACGCGACGTCAAAGCAGGTTTCGGGCAAACCGCAACCGCTTGCCGATCGACAACACGCGTGGGAGGAGCAAGCTTCCCAGTTCGCCGACCAATACATCACGCGTTTTGATTCCGATGGTGACGGGGTTTTAAGCAAGCACGAACTTCCCGATTCGGTTCGAATGTTCGGTTTTCGCTCCTTCGATCATGACCGCGACGGTAGCATCGATCGCGAGGAGATTCGAGCCGAGAAGCTCCAGCGGCTGAAGCGATCGCGATAA
- the msrA gene encoding peptide-methionine (S)-S-oxide reductase MsrA — protein sequence MSNTPNETLQLATFGNGCFWCTEAVFQRLAGVHQVMPGYSGGDVDHPTYAQVCTGTTGHAEVIQITFDPNVITFDELLEVFWQTHDPTTLNRQGADVGSQYRSVVFYHDDVQKSQAEHFKQKLDAAGVFSSPIVTEITEFTKFYPAEVDHHNYYNLNGGQGYCRAVIRPKVDKFTQAFHGKLKQA from the coding sequence ATGTCAAACACCCCAAACGAGACGCTTCAACTCGCGACCTTTGGCAATGGATGCTTCTGGTGCACCGAGGCGGTCTTTCAACGACTCGCCGGTGTCCACCAGGTGATGCCGGGCTACTCCGGCGGTGATGTCGACCACCCAACCTACGCTCAAGTCTGTACCGGAACGACCGGACATGCCGAAGTGATCCAAATCACGTTCGACCCCAACGTGATCACGTTTGACGAGTTACTCGAGGTGTTTTGGCAGACGCATGACCCGACGACACTGAATCGGCAAGGAGCCGATGTGGGCAGCCAATATCGCTCGGTGGTCTTTTATCACGACGACGTGCAAAAAAGCCAGGCTGAACACTTCAAGCAAAAACTCGACGCCGCGGGCGTCTTCTCCTCCCCGATCGTGACCGAAATTACCGAGTTCACAAAATTCTATCCTGCCGAAGTGGACCACCATAACTATTACAACCTCAACGGCGGGCAAGGCTACTGTCGCGCCGTGATTCGTCCCAAAGTGGACAAGTTCACCCAGGCCTTCCATGGCAAACTGAAGCAAGCCTAA
- a CDS encoding efflux RND transporter permease subunit — protein sequence MFALLFSRFRISTLADWIVTHRWSTLLLLVLWTIVMGMGHYDPTILWPDTAASSSLEPGSAADIGFDDAESEPAPQVSAVQVASSDVIVVAHSEAFFTPAGADAIREAVAALESLDQVERVLWMDRAPMMNLFGLPEPILPNRNASPARFAAAKQRALTHPLVGGQLLSPDANTMLLMVKIDWLYVTDDRDCTDVLRQTAATAVANHPDAAITFQVTGDVPIRVSGAASTRENERKYQAIGYSIALGIAYILFRGLSSVIIVAMAPAFGVFWTIGMLHYLGFDDNPFNSVIVPVLLCMVGFTDGVHMMVQIRRHRSEGVSATDAARRSIREVGLACWLTSLTTAIGFGSLALAHHEIVREFGYCCVIGVLMTFISVVTIIPLACASPLGRNVHAGYGHNLVDKNLSKISVLIDWVVRHAKTVSVVSIVTTCGLAAMTLQLRPDERLTSNLSAGSEAASALAHIDREFGGLETAEVLVQWRRGIAATDGEIASVVAQVDDLLRSEPLIGNPLSIRSLIDALPGEGDPATRMSLLELLPPPLKRAYIVPERRSTKVILRLQDLGIATYGPVFQRIESGLEAIEQTHPDFRLQLTGRALGRWRNLYRIVVDLAFSLGTATVIIFAVLTFVYRSLRIGLISLVPNLFPLAMTGCLLLISGHNLELVSVCAFTVCLGIAVDDTIHFLTRYQEELKRSDNHSEAIRRAFVGVGTALVMTTVVLIIGFSTALLSDARDHRIFAVMGILTIGSALFADLVMLPALLDRFGSPGRSPAELRYRSGE from the coding sequence GTGTTTGCTCTTCTGTTCTCGCGATTTCGCATCTCCACGCTCGCCGATTGGATCGTCACGCATCGTTGGTCGACACTGCTGTTGTTGGTCCTGTGGACGATTGTGATGGGGATGGGGCATTACGACCCGACGATCCTGTGGCCCGATACGGCCGCGTCGTCGTCGCTGGAACCCGGCAGCGCGGCGGACATCGGCTTTGACGACGCCGAGAGCGAACCGGCGCCCCAGGTTTCCGCAGTGCAAGTGGCGTCGAGTGATGTGATTGTCGTCGCCCATAGCGAAGCATTCTTTACGCCCGCCGGCGCAGACGCGATTCGCGAAGCGGTTGCGGCGCTAGAGTCGCTCGATCAAGTTGAGAGGGTGCTGTGGATGGATCGCGCCCCGATGATGAACTTGTTTGGGTTGCCCGAACCGATACTGCCCAATCGAAATGCTTCGCCGGCACGCTTTGCCGCGGCGAAACAGCGGGCGTTAACCCACCCATTGGTCGGCGGTCAACTGCTTTCACCGGACGCCAACACGATGTTGTTGATGGTCAAGATCGATTGGTTGTACGTCACCGATGATCGCGATTGTACCGACGTGCTGCGACAAACCGCGGCGACGGCAGTCGCAAACCATCCCGACGCCGCGATCACGTTTCAAGTGACCGGTGACGTGCCGATTCGCGTTAGCGGGGCGGCGAGCACCCGAGAGAACGAACGCAAGTATCAAGCGATCGGCTATTCGATCGCATTGGGGATCGCGTATATCCTGTTCCGTGGATTGTCGTCGGTGATCATTGTCGCGATGGCTCCCGCGTTTGGTGTGTTCTGGACCATCGGAATGCTCCATTACCTCGGCTTTGACGACAATCCGTTCAATTCGGTGATCGTCCCGGTGTTGTTATGCATGGTCGGGTTCACCGATGGAGTCCACATGATGGTGCAAATCCGGCGACATCGATCCGAGGGAGTGTCGGCGACCGATGCGGCGCGACGATCCATCCGCGAAGTTGGATTGGCGTGCTGGTTAACTTCGCTGACCACCGCGATCGGATTCGGATCATTGGCGCTCGCCCACCACGAGATCGTTCGCGAATTCGGTTACTGTTGCGTGATCGGGGTACTGATGACCTTCATTTCCGTCGTCACCATCATTCCGTTGGCATGTGCTAGCCCGTTGGGACGCAATGTTCATGCGGGGTATGGTCACAACTTGGTCGATAAAAACTTGAGCAAGATCTCGGTCTTGATCGATTGGGTCGTCCGGCATGCCAAGACGGTCAGCGTGGTGTCGATTGTCACGACGTGCGGACTTGCCGCGATGACATTGCAATTGCGCCCCGACGAGCGGTTGACCAGCAACCTCAGTGCGGGCAGCGAAGCCGCGAGTGCGTTGGCCCACATCGACCGTGAATTTGGCGGGTTGGAGACTGCGGAGGTGTTGGTTCAATGGCGGCGCGGCATCGCCGCGACGGACGGCGAAATCGCCAGCGTGGTGGCCCAAGTCGACGACTTGCTACGCTCGGAGCCTTTGATCGGAAATCCGCTTTCGATCCGCAGTTTGATCGACGCATTGCCGGGCGAGGGAGATCCGGCGACCCGGATGTCGTTGCTAGAACTTTTGCCACCGCCACTGAAGCGAGCCTACATCGTTCCGGAACGGCGTTCGACGAAAGTCATTTTAAGGCTTCAAGACCTCGGCATTGCCACCTATGGTCCGGTTTTTCAACGCATCGAGAGTGGGCTCGAAGCGATCGAACAGACGCATCCTGATTTTCGACTTCAATTGACCGGCCGGGCGCTCGGACGTTGGAGAAATTTGTATCGTATCGTTGTCGATCTTGCGTTCAGCCTCGGTACCGCGACGGTCATCATCTTTGCTGTCTTGACCTTCGTTTATCGCTCGCTACGGATTGGTTTGATCTCGCTGGTGCCGAATCTGTTTCCGTTGGCGATGACGGGATGTCTGCTTTTGATCAGCGGTCACAACTTAGAACTCGTCAGCGTTTGTGCGTTCACGGTTTGTTTAGGGATCGCGGTCGATGACACGATCCATTTCCTAACGCGATACCAAGAGGAATTGAAGCGATCCGACAATCACAGCGAAGCGATTCGCCGCGCGTTTGTTGGCGTCGGCACCGCCTTGGTGATGACGACGGTGGTGTTGATCATCGGGTTCAGCACCGCGTTGTTGAGTGATGCACGCGACCACCGGATCTTTGCCGTGATGGGGATTTTGACGATCGGCAGCGCGTTGTTCGCCGACTTGGTGATGTTGCCCGCACTGTTAGATCGCTTTGGTTCTCCGGGCCGCAGTCCAGCGGAACTCCGGTATCGCAGCGGCGAGTGA
- a CDS encoding protein adenylyltransferase SelO, producing the protein MRLNIHDRFNQELPADPVLTPSRRQVTEAAFSFVTPRVPSAPRLRHAVTEVAEMLGLAPTDLNGDTFRRVFSGGEVIAGTRPYAMCYGGHQFGNWAGQLGDGRAINLAEVEHRGQHWTLQLKGAGETPYSRTADGLAVLRSSVREHLCSEAMHHLGVPTTRSLCLLTTGDQVLRDVMYDGNPEMETGAVVCRVAASFIRFGSFEILAARNDLATLRQLADYTIRHHYPEIQAENQADTKASYGHFFHAVCQRTLTMIVHWQRVGFVHGVMNTDNMSIHGDTIDYGPYGWLEGFDPDWTPNTTDRSHRRYQFGNQPKIALWNLLQLANALYPLVGDAAPFQAALQEYQDDFSREYTNMQASKIGLTHANQAANEADEELISQLDTVLQLTETDMTIFFRLLADVRKSSNVSAGRDFLAPVIDAFYDPESLTDEMIEQWRAWFSLYLQRLNQSEESDAMRRERMNRVNPKYVLRNYIAQLAIDAADQGDDSLIAELYELLRDPYAEQPERQKWFAKRPEWARHKVGCSMLSCSS; encoded by the coding sequence ATGCGTTTAAACATCCACGATCGTTTCAATCAAGAACTTCCCGCGGATCCCGTGCTGACCCCATCACGCCGCCAAGTCACCGAGGCGGCGTTCTCCTTTGTAACCCCTCGCGTTCCCTCCGCCCCGCGTCTACGGCACGCGGTGACTGAGGTGGCCGAAATGCTCGGACTGGCCCCCACCGATTTAAACGGTGATACGTTTCGGCGTGTGTTCAGCGGCGGCGAAGTGATCGCCGGAACTCGCCCCTACGCGATGTGTTATGGTGGCCACCAATTTGGCAACTGGGCCGGGCAACTCGGCGACGGCCGGGCGATCAACTTGGCCGAAGTCGAGCATCGCGGCCAACATTGGACGTTGCAACTAAAAGGGGCTGGCGAGACTCCGTACTCACGCACCGCCGATGGTTTGGCGGTGCTGCGTTCATCCGTGCGTGAACACCTCTGTAGCGAAGCGATGCATCACTTGGGCGTGCCGACCACACGCTCGTTATGCTTGCTGACCACCGGCGACCAAGTGCTGCGTGACGTGATGTACGACGGCAATCCCGAAATGGAAACCGGGGCAGTCGTCTGTCGCGTCGCGGCCAGTTTCATTCGTTTTGGCAGTTTTGAAATCTTGGCTGCGCGGAACGACCTGGCGACGCTACGCCAACTTGCTGATTACACGATCCGTCACCACTACCCTGAAATTCAAGCGGAGAATCAAGCGGACACTAAGGCCAGCTACGGCCATTTCTTTCACGCGGTATGCCAGCGGACGCTAACCATGATCGTGCATTGGCAACGAGTCGGATTCGTTCATGGAGTGATGAACACGGACAACATGTCAATTCACGGCGACACGATCGACTACGGCCCGTACGGTTGGCTCGAAGGCTTCGATCCCGATTGGACTCCCAATACCACCGACCGTTCCCATCGCCGTTACCAATTTGGCAATCAGCCGAAAATCGCACTTTGGAATTTGCTGCAACTGGCCAATGCGCTGTATCCACTGGTCGGCGATGCGGCCCCCTTTCAAGCGGCACTCCAGGAGTATCAAGATGACTTCTCACGTGAATACACGAACATGCAAGCGAGCAAGATTGGGTTGACCCACGCCAACCAAGCCGCCAACGAAGCCGACGAAGAACTGATTTCGCAACTCGACACCGTGTTGCAATTGACCGAAACCGACATGACGATTTTCTTTCGTTTGCTTGCCGACGTCCGCAAGTCGTCCAATGTCTCCGCCGGACGTGACTTCCTAGCGCCCGTGATCGATGCGTTTTATGACCCCGAGTCATTGACCGACGAAATGATTGAGCAATGGCGAGCCTGGTTCTCGCTGTACTTGCAGCGGTTGAACCAGAGCGAAGAATCGGACGCGATGCGGCGCGAGCGGATGAATCGTGTGAACCCAAAATATGTGCTCCGCAACTACATCGCCCAGCTTGCGATTGACGCGGCTGACCAGGGGGACGACTCGTTGATCGCGGAATTGTATGAGCTGCTTCGCGATCCGTATGCCGAGCAACCCGAACGCCAGAAATGGTTTGCCAAACGTCCCGAATGGGCCCGGCACAAGGTCGGGTGCTCGATGCTTTCCTGCAGCTCCTAG
- a CDS encoding dihydrodipicolinate synthase family protein, with amino-acid sequence MSIATYPPKISLRGIVPPLVTPLAARDELDHEGLARLLEHVIQGGVSAVFILGTTGEAPSLSYELRREMIRQTTRIVAGRVPVLVGIADTAFMETVHLAQYAAECGADAAVLTTPYYFPAGQTELTSYVQSIVPLIPLPVMLYNMPGLTKVWYEIETLRTLSSIESIVGVKDSSGDLEYFGRLCQLKQERPDWSILLGPEALLQEAHQLGGDGGVNGGANVLPKLFVECYNALRDGDEATAAERRATILEFQKIYDVGKYASRHIKATKSALSLIGICSDLPADPFHRFHEPARARVAEILRGIGAL; translated from the coding sequence ATGTCGATCGCAACTTATCCACCCAAAATCTCTTTGCGAGGCATTGTGCCGCCGCTGGTCACGCCCCTGGCCGCCCGTGATGAACTCGACCACGAGGGACTCGCTCGGCTATTGGAGCATGTAATCCAAGGAGGCGTTTCGGCCGTCTTTATCCTGGGGACCACCGGCGAGGCACCCAGTTTAAGCTACGAGCTTCGTCGCGAGATGATTCGCCAAACGACGCGGATCGTCGCCGGCCGCGTGCCGGTGCTGGTTGGCATCGCCGACACGGCGTTTATGGAGACGGTGCACCTAGCCCAATACGCTGCGGAGTGTGGAGCCGACGCTGCGGTACTGACCACGCCCTATTATTTCCCCGCCGGTCAGACGGAATTGACCTCCTACGTGCAAAGCATTGTCCCGCTGATTCCGTTGCCGGTGATGCTTTACAACATGCCGGGATTGACGAAGGTGTGGTACGAGATCGAAACGCTTCGCACGCTTTCGAGCATTGAATCGATCGTCGGCGTGAAGGACAGCAGCGGCGATTTAGAGTACTTTGGTCGGCTGTGCCAATTGAAACAAGAGCGACCGGATTGGTCGATTTTGTTAGGCCCCGAAGCATTGCTTCAAGAGGCTCATCAATTGGGTGGCGATGGCGGCGTCAATGGCGGCGCTAACGTGTTACCGAAGCTGTTCGTGGAGTGCTACAACGCATTGCGCGATGGCGATGAAGCGACCGCCGCCGAGCGACGTGCAACGATTTTAGAATTCCAAAAGATCTACGATGTCGGCAAATATGCATCGCGTCACATCAAGGCAACCAAATCCGCATTGTCGCTGATTGGCATTTGCAGCGATTTGCCTGCCGATCCGTTCCACCGTTTTCATGAACCGGCTCGAGCGCGGGTTGCCGAGATTTTGCGAGGCATTGGGGCCCTGTGA
- a CDS encoding sodium:solute symporter, which produces MIAAVFFTGVDWLVLFGYFVGIMALGLFFWRRNNTADQFTAGGRSLPGWLCGLSIFATYLSSISYLALPGKAFVDNWNAFAFSLALPIAAAIAVRYFLPLYRSSGEVSAYSLLENRFGLWARIYASCFYLLFQIARIGVVMYLMALPMAVLFGWDIRIVIVFTGIIVTIYSFIGGIVAVIWADAIQAIVLLAGALLALGILLMDMPGGPSEVIEVANRHDKFSLGSTSFWEVSQPTLWVVIAYGLFDNLRNFGVDQSYVQRYIAASTDREAAKSVWFGALLYVPVSALFLFIGSSLYAYYESHPQDTQEVRVIVAEQKLMQAGIAPDDAQYASRLSETIEGLTDKDLGDRVFPHFIAAKLPQGARGLLIAAVFAAAMSTVSTSLNSSATLVMSDFYKRLFRPDSTDIEHVRVLRGSTIAWGAMGTVMALALVRLTESALDIWWILSGVLGAAIIGLFLLGIIVPKIRGRAAISVLLVGLGLIAWMAASKTAYWPETLSKFASPFHPLLVIVLGPTAMILLGWIVSQALPAKAAPETNR; this is translated from the coding sequence GTGATCGCAGCTGTTTTTTTTACCGGCGTCGACTGGTTGGTGTTGTTCGGCTATTTCGTCGGCATCATGGCGTTGGGGCTATTTTTCTGGCGACGTAACAACACGGCCGATCAATTTACGGCCGGGGGGCGTTCGTTGCCGGGATGGTTGTGCGGTTTGTCGATTTTTGCGACTTACCTTAGCAGCATCAGCTATCTCGCCTTGCCGGGCAAAGCGTTTGTAGACAACTGGAACGCGTTCGCCTTCTCGTTGGCACTTCCCATCGCCGCCGCGATCGCGGTCCGTTATTTCTTGCCGCTCTACCGCAGCTCGGGCGAAGTCTCCGCTTACTCGCTGTTAGAAAACCGCTTTGGTTTATGGGCGCGGATTTACGCCAGCTGTTTTTACTTGCTGTTCCAAATTGCCCGCATCGGCGTGGTGATGTACTTGATGGCCTTGCCGATGGCGGTGTTGTTTGGTTGGGACATCCGCATCGTGATCGTGTTCACGGGAATCATCGTGACGATTTATTCGTTCATTGGCGGTATCGTGGCGGTGATTTGGGCCGATGCGATTCAGGCGATTGTCTTGTTGGCCGGCGCGTTATTGGCGTTGGGGATTCTGCTGATGGACATGCCGGGTGGCCCCAGTGAAGTCATCGAAGTCGCTAACCGCCATGACAAATTTTCACTCGGCAGCACGTCGTTTTGGGAGGTCTCCCAGCCCACGCTGTGGGTCGTGATCGCGTACGGATTATTCGACAACTTGCGGAACTTCGGCGTCGATCAAAGCTATGTGCAACGGTATATCGCGGCCAGCACCGACCGCGAGGCGGCCAAGAGCGTCTGGTTTGGCGCGTTGCTGTACGTTCCGGTCAGCGCCCTGTTTTTGTTCATTGGATCGTCCCTGTATGCGTATTACGAAAGCCATCCGCAGGACACCCAAGAAGTCCGTGTGATCGTTGCCGAGCAGAAATTGATGCAGGCAGGCATTGCTCCGGACGACGCCCAATACGCGAGTCGGCTAAGCGAGACGATCGAGGGGCTGACCGACAAGGATCTGGGCGACCGCGTGTTCCCTCATTTCATCGCAGCGAAGTTGCCTCAGGGAGCTCGCGGGTTATTGATTGCAGCCGTTTTTGCCGCCGCGATGAGCACCGTTTCGACCTCGTTGAACTCCTCGGCAACGTTGGTCATGAGCGATTTTTACAAACGTTTGTTCCGCCCCGATTCGACCGACATCGAACACGTCCGCGTGCTGCGTGGGTCGACCATCGCATGGGGTGCGATGGGAACCGTGATGGCGCTCGCCTTGGTGCGATTGACCGAGAGCGCATTGGATATTTGGTGGATTTTATCGGGTGTGCTCGGCGCCGCGATCATCGGCTTGTTCCTACTGGGCATCATTGTGCCCAAGATCCGTGGCCGCGCTGCCATTTCGGTACTGCTCGTCGGTTTGGGGTTAATCGCGTGGATGGCGGCATCGAAAACCGCCTACTGGCCCGAAACATTGAGTAAATTCGCCAGTCCTTTTCATCCTTTACTGGTGATTGTGCTCGGCCCCACGGCTATGATCCTACTGGGCTGGATTGTCTCTCAGGCACTTCCCGCGAAAGCGGCCCCGGAAACCAACCGCTAG
- a CDS encoding nucleoside hydrolase → MMRILNPLRLVGTAALLVLAPAVELHAKESHARRGADPAAVKLILDTDMSGDCDDAGTLALLHALADRGECELLATIVNRADFTKASAAAVDAINTYYGRPNIPIGTDKVGPTALQRTSPYAAALRDEFPHDIVADDQAPDALAIYRKILADQPDASVTLCSVGAFSNLAELCRHEPELVRAKVQRLVVMGGEFPDSDRRETNVATHRDAAHFVAEHWPGEIIWHGYEIGDALITGAKLKQTPQKNPVRRAYELRRYRGRPSINGGQPSYDQAAALYAVRGSEPAFWETSSGGHVRVDAEGRTRWSTDPAGPHRYVKIVGPPQRLAAAIEALMIEPPAHLAKE, encoded by the coding sequence ATGATGCGAATCTTGAATCCACTGCGGTTAGTAGGGACCGCCGCGTTGCTTGTTCTCGCTCCCGCAGTGGAGCTGCACGCCAAGGAATCGCACGCGCGACGCGGGGCGGATCCGGCGGCGGTGAAATTGATCCTCGACACCGACATGTCCGGCGACTGTGACGATGCCGGCACGCTAGCCCTGTTGCATGCGTTGGCCGACCGCGGTGAGTGTGAATTGTTGGCGACGATCGTCAATCGGGCCGATTTCACCAAAGCCTCCGCTGCGGCGGTGGACGCCATCAACACCTACTACGGGCGTCCCAATATTCCCATCGGCACGGACAAAGTCGGTCCCACGGCGCTACAACGCACCAGCCCGTACGCCGCTGCCCTCCGAGACGAATTCCCTCATGACATCGTGGCGGACGACCAAGCTCCCGACGCGTTAGCGATCTATCGCAAAATCTTAGCGGACCAGCCAGACGCGAGTGTCACCCTTTGTAGCGTTGGAGCGTTTTCGAACCTCGCCGAACTGTGCCGCCACGAACCTGAATTGGTGCGAGCGAAAGTGCAACGTTTGGTCGTGATGGGGGGCGAATTCCCGGACTCCGATCGACGCGAAACCAACGTGGCGACCCATCGCGATGCAGCCCACTTCGTAGCCGAACATTGGCCTGGCGAAATCATCTGGCACGGCTACGAGATCGGCGACGCCTTGATAACCGGCGCCAAGCTGAAACAGACTCCCCAAAAGAATCCTGTACGGCGTGCTTACGAACTGCGACGCTACCGAGGACGTCCCTCCATTAACGGCGGTCAGCCGAGTTATGACCAAGCCGCTGCGTTGTACGCGGTGCGAGGATCCGAGCCAGCGTTCTGGGAAACGAGTTCGGGTGGCCACGTTCGTGTTGATGCCGAAGGTCGCACGCGTTGGTCAACCGACCCCGCCGGTCCACACCGCTACGTCAAAATCGTGGGGCCCCCGCAACGACTTGCCGCTGCGATCGAAGCACTGATGATCGAACCGCCGGCGCATTTAGCAAAAGAATAA